A portion of the Salvelinus fontinalis isolate EN_2023a chromosome 32, ASM2944872v1, whole genome shotgun sequence genome contains these proteins:
- the LOC129831268 gene encoding uncharacterized protein LOC129831268 isoform X1, with protein sequence MPGCFSRLTERVRGRRQPTASTGCLNSFVGCFCCVFPFCRVRDRREVDSDSDLEEESTVLDEVQLDVPLLPVILHVQDAAIIIEDMPTILEEATGNWQLIPIRFSPLYCGPVVIRNNAGPVAKAWRTFQFISPLNTYMRGGSQQVVVRMHHVSRVRGLETQLVWAISKETARLCPEGIPYCATKVQSVTWIQYVAGRVTQYASHLRHETSVDVTLGCYQQTDVSVVYATLHMGLDGLLSSSAWSEAASVSTPTNQQFTEPEPEGHNCYEGWEEDLLPEEREVPLLNLYLTTKRVEDIALRLVSLRQAFTTLLGSTLSRNYLFVAGKVLMGALVQAHHMDEAEFTRAYNDFVDYLSDPSKKIDIERELAEAKIHHVNLIDVLFELVMFGMMTAQKSLMVHPGGFMERLYALLYSFLPAAASIEPKAERYLLLLNDSCDALPPNRDLDTNALHYFALNFTFLNKITSSSKAFVSVFSFT encoded by the exons ATGCCTGGGTGCTTTTCAAGATTGACGGAGAGAGTGCGAGGACGTCGGCAACCTACTGCGTCGACAGGTTGTTTAAATTCATTTGTGGgttgtttttgttgtgtttttCCGTTTTGCAGGGTTCGCGATCGTCGGGAGGTGGACAGCGACAGCGACTTGGAAGAGG AATCAACTGTACTGGATGAGGTCCAGTTGGACGTGCCACTGCTGCCAGTTATCCTTCATGTCCAGGATGCTGCCATCATCATTGAGGATATGCCGACTATCCTTGAG GAGGCCACTGGTAATTGGCAGCTGATACCGATTAGGTTCAGCCCTCTGTACTGTGGGCCTGTTGTGATCAGG AACAATGCCGGTCCGGTGGCTAAAGCTTGGAGAACTTTCCAGTTCATCAGCCCCCTTAACACCTACATGCGTGGGGGATCCCAG CAGgtggtggtgaggatgcaccatGTGAGTAGGGTTCGAGGCCTGGAGACTCAACTGGTGTGGGCCATCTCCAAGGAGACAGCCAGGCTTTGTCCAGAGGGCATCCCCTACTGTGCCACCAAGGTGCAGTCCGTCACTTGGATCCAG tatgTGGCTGGCAGGGTGACCCAGTATGCGTCTCACCTCCGCCACGAGACGTCTGTGGACGTGACGCTTGGCTGCTACCAG CAGACGGATGTCTCGGTTGTGTACGCCACTCTCCACATGGGGCTGGACGGGCTGCTCTCCTCCTCGGCGTGGTCGGAGGCTGCCTCCGTCTCTACGCCCACCAATCAGCAGTTCACTGAGCCAGAGCCTGAGGGCCACAACTGCTATGAG GGCTGGGAGGAGGACCTGctgcctgaggagagggaggttccTCTGCTAAA ccTCTACCTTACCACCAAGAGAGTGGAGGACATCGCCCTGAGGCTCGTCTCCCTGCGCCAGGCCTTCACT ACACTGCTTGGTTCCACCTTGAGCAGGAACTATCTGTTTGTGGCGGGAAAGGTCCTAATGGGCGCACTGGTTCAGGCCCACCACATG GACGAGGCCGAATTCACCCGTGCCTATAACGACTTTGTGGACTACCTGAGTGACCCCTCCAAGAAGATTGACATTGAGAGGGAGCTGGCTGAGGCAAAA ATCCATCATGTTAACCTGATAGATGTCCTCTTTGAACTGGTGATGTTTGGGATGATGACAGCTCAGAAGTCCCTGATGGTG CACCCTGGTGGGTTCATGGAGCGTCTGTACGCTCTGCTGTACTCCTTCCTGCCCGCTGCTGCCAGCATTGAGCCAAAGGCTGAGAGATACCTGCTGCTGCTCAAT GATTCTTGTGACGCTTTGCCACCTAACAGGGATCTAGACACTAATGCACTACATTACTTTGCACtgaattttacatttttaaataaaataactagTAGTTCAAAAGCATTTGTCTCTGTCTTTTCATTTACTTGA
- the LOC129831268 gene encoding uncharacterized protein LOC129831268 isoform X2 yields the protein MPGCFSRLTERVRGRRQPTASTGCLNSFVGCFCCVFPFCRVRDRREVDSDSDLEEESTVLDEVQLDVPLLPVILHVQDAAIIIEDMPTILEEATGNWQLIPIRFSPLYCGPVVIRNNAGPVAKAWRTFQFISPLNTYMRGGSQQVVVRMHHVSRVRGLETQLVWAISKETARLCPEGIPYCATKVQSVTWIQYVAGRVTQYASHLRHETSVDVTLGCYQQTDVSVVYATLHMGLDGLLSSSAWSEAASVSTPTNQQFTEPEPEGHNCYEGWEEDLLPEEREVPLLNLYLTTKRVEDIALRLVSLRQAFTTLLGSTLSRNYLFVAGKVLMGALVQAHHMDEAEFTRAYNDFVDYLSDPSKKIDIERELAEAKIHHVNLIDVLFELVMFGMMTAQKSLMVHPGGFMERLYALLYSFLPAAASIEPKAERYLLLLNVRVKSLLPYS from the exons ATGCCTGGGTGCTTTTCAAGATTGACGGAGAGAGTGCGAGGACGTCGGCAACCTACTGCGTCGACAGGTTGTTTAAATTCATTTGTGGgttgtttttgttgtgtttttCCGTTTTGCAGGGTTCGCGATCGTCGGGAGGTGGACAGCGACAGCGACTTGGAAGAGG AATCAACTGTACTGGATGAGGTCCAGTTGGACGTGCCACTGCTGCCAGTTATCCTTCATGTCCAGGATGCTGCCATCATCATTGAGGATATGCCGACTATCCTTGAG GAGGCCACTGGTAATTGGCAGCTGATACCGATTAGGTTCAGCCCTCTGTACTGTGGGCCTGTTGTGATCAGG AACAATGCCGGTCCGGTGGCTAAAGCTTGGAGAACTTTCCAGTTCATCAGCCCCCTTAACACCTACATGCGTGGGGGATCCCAG CAGgtggtggtgaggatgcaccatGTGAGTAGGGTTCGAGGCCTGGAGACTCAACTGGTGTGGGCCATCTCCAAGGAGACAGCCAGGCTTTGTCCAGAGGGCATCCCCTACTGTGCCACCAAGGTGCAGTCCGTCACTTGGATCCAG tatgTGGCTGGCAGGGTGACCCAGTATGCGTCTCACCTCCGCCACGAGACGTCTGTGGACGTGACGCTTGGCTGCTACCAG CAGACGGATGTCTCGGTTGTGTACGCCACTCTCCACATGGGGCTGGACGGGCTGCTCTCCTCCTCGGCGTGGTCGGAGGCTGCCTCCGTCTCTACGCCCACCAATCAGCAGTTCACTGAGCCAGAGCCTGAGGGCCACAACTGCTATGAG GGCTGGGAGGAGGACCTGctgcctgaggagagggaggttccTCTGCTAAA ccTCTACCTTACCACCAAGAGAGTGGAGGACATCGCCCTGAGGCTCGTCTCCCTGCGCCAGGCCTTCACT ACACTGCTTGGTTCCACCTTGAGCAGGAACTATCTGTTTGTGGCGGGAAAGGTCCTAATGGGCGCACTGGTTCAGGCCCACCACATG GACGAGGCCGAATTCACCCGTGCCTATAACGACTTTGTGGACTACCTGAGTGACCCCTCCAAGAAGATTGACATTGAGAGGGAGCTGGCTGAGGCAAAA ATCCATCATGTTAACCTGATAGATGTCCTCTTTGAACTGGTGATGTTTGGGATGATGACAGCTCAGAAGTCCCTGATGGTG CACCCTGGTGGGTTCATGGAGCGTCTGTACGCTCTGCTGTACTCCTTCCTGCCCGCTGCTGCCAGCATTGAGCCAAAGGCTGAGAGATACCTGCTGCTGCTCAATGTAAGAGTCAAGAGTTTACTTCCTTATTCCTAG